GATCGGGTTTGTCCCGTTCGATGGCGTCCAGAGCCTCTTGCCCGTCCCGCGCCAGCACGACTTCATAGCCTTCGCGCTTCATCAGGAACTCCAGAGAAATCAGAATATTGGGTTCATCGTCAGCAATCAGCAGTTTGTGTGTTGTCATCTTTTTCTTCTCCTTTGGGTGCTCTCTCAAACATCCTTTTGCTCTACATGCCCGGTCCGCGTTGCATGCGGGATCGTGAATCCGAAACAGGCCCCCTCGCCAGGCGCAGATCGCAACGCCATGCGACCACCAAAGTGCTCAACGATCTGACGGCTGATCGGTAGACCGAGACCGGTACCGCCCGGCCGGTAGTGCGCATCACCCGCCACCTGGTGGAACTTCTCAAACACCACGGCTTGCTGGTTCGCCTCGATGCCCGGACCATTGTCTTGCACCTCCAACGAGACACCCTCTGTCGTGTCCGTCAAACGCATGTCCACTCGCCCACGCCCTCGTGGCGCGTATTTCAAGGCGTTGGACAACAGATTGAGCACGACCTGCATCAACCGGTCCTCATCAGCCCATACAGAAGGCACACCATCGGGCAGATCCAGCGCCAGGGTCACGCCAGCCTCTTGAAAATTGACGCGCAAGCTTTCCGCGGCTTGCTGCGCCACGGCCCGAATGTCCACCGTGGCTTCGTCCCATTCGGCCTGCCCCGCTTCAATCTTGGCCAGATCGAGCACCTGGTTGACCAGCCGCGTCAAGCGCTCGGTTTCACCCACGATGATTTCGAGAAACTGCTGACGCTGCTCCGACGCCATGTCCACATCGTCACGCATCAGTTCCGACAAAGCCCTGATGGATGTCAAGGGGGTGCGCAACTCATGGGTCACCGACGACATGAAATCGTCTTTCATGTGGTCCAGGCTCTGCAACTGCTGATTGACTTCCCTCAACTCCGAGGTAGCGTGCTCCAGCGAGCGGGACTTGTCTTCCAGCGCCACAGAATAGGCGCGCAGTTGCGAGGCTTCGTCCAGAATCCGCATCACATCATCCAGACTCAACGCCTCTTCCTCAACCACCGAAGCCACCATCACCCGCGCTGACGCACTGCCGATTGCACCTGCCAGTTGGGTTTCCACAAATTGCACCAGCTGGGCATCGGCAGGGATGTCTTCCACCCGGCTCAAGCCAAGGCGTTGTGCGTAACCTGAAAAAAGCCGCAATGCGGTATCGGCGCCAAGAAACCGGGCCGCCAGGGGCAACAGTGCCGACACCTGTGCCTTCCCCTGCCAGAAAACGGGGGAAACCTGACTGGTTCGCCTGAACACATCCACAAACAGCAATGCCTGGCTGGTCTCAGCCGCCGATGGCCGGCGCAACAGGGAAATGCCCACGTAAGCAGCGGTATTCACCAGCAGGCTCCAAAACAGCGAATGGGTGAGGTTGTCCAGCCCCCTTAGCCCAAGGAACGCCTCGGGCTTGAGCAGCGCCACGCCCCACAGCCCTTGTGCAAGAAAACCATCGGGCATCCAGCCCGACTTGGCCAAAGAGGGCAGCATCAATGTGTAGACCCAGAAAGCAAACCCCATTGCCAACCCAGCCAGTGCGCCTCGGCGCGTTCCGCCGCGCCAGTACATGCCGCCCAACAAGGCCGGTGCAAACTGGGCCACCGCCGCAAAGCTGATCAACCCAATG
This region of Hydrogenophaga crassostreae genomic DNA includes:
- a CDS encoding sensor histidine kinase, which gives rise to MLSAPLVIAVSCAYLLLLFAVASWGDRRAAAGRSVIGNAWVYALSMAVYCTAWTYFGSVGRAANSGVWFLPIYLGPMLAMILAWLVVRKMIRIAKTYRITSIADFIASRYGKSPTLAGLVTLITVVGIVPYIALQLKAVASGYAVLTSPLGAPSPQSDDWWRDSALYMALALAGFTMVFGARHLDSTERHEGMVAAIAFESLVKLLAFLAVGLFVTFGLFSSPAALFEQVRAVDALRPLLLFDQGQPFAYAQWTGLTLLAMLSVILLPRQFQVMVVENVDERHLKRAVWVFPLYLLLINLFVLPIAMGGLLLFGVGVVNPETFILSIPLSQGQTVLALVAFVGGLSAATGMVIVETIAVSTMVCNDLVMPLLLRRKGSAQRDDSDLTGWLLGIRRAAILLVLLLGYTYFHLAGEAYALVSIGLISFAAVAQFAPALLGGMYWRGGTRRGALAGLAMGFAFWVYTLMLPSLAKSGWMPDGFLAQGLWGVALLKPEAFLGLRGLDNLTHSLFWSLLVNTAAYVGISLLRRPSAAETSQALLFVDVFRRTSQVSPVFWQGKAQVSALLPLAARFLGADTALRLFSGYAQRLGLSRVEDIPADAQLVQFVETQLAGAIGSASARVMVASVVEEEALSLDDVMRILDEASQLRAYSVALEDKSRSLEHATSELREVNQQLQSLDHMKDDFMSSVTHELRTPLTSIRALSELMRDDVDMASEQRQQFLEIIVGETERLTRLVNQVLDLAKIEAGQAEWDEATVDIRAVAQQAAESLRVNFQEAGVTLALDLPDGVPSVWADEDRLMQVVLNLLSNALKYAPRGRGRVDMRLTDTTEGVSLEVQDNGPGIEANQQAVVFEKFHQVAGDAHYRPGGTGLGLPISRQIVEHFGGRMALRSAPGEGACFGFTIPHATRTGHVEQKDV